CAAGCCGTCGGAGTAGGATAAAATGTCGTAAGTGAGCCAGAGCAGACGATGTCATTGTTGATATTATTTGGCGGTTGTCCCTGGCTGCATTCAGCAACAGACCTCTCGAAAATGACCTTTATCTGTTGATACCTGTATATGACACAATGAAGGAAGTCCGGGAATGTACCGAGCGGACCCGAATCATGAGCATGGGTCAGGAGCGTCGCGTCTTAACACGtacatgacgtcacagacaAGAACAATGTCTATGACGTCATAGAAGCGACCTTTCTAACACGCTGAAGTTGCACCGCAGTCGATAGCTACACGTTGTCGTGCACTGTTGTGTACTTACAGAGCGTCATCAAAGAGACAAAGTAAAGCTTTCAGTGCGAGGGTTTATTAAGGTATGTGGTACCCCTACCCTCCCCAAATTTCTTTACTGCTTTAATTGCAGTGTACATAATTAACATGAATAACGACTATAGTATTATTGTTCACTTATATAATTAATGAAAGATTGACTACTAACTGTGACTCAGTTTCAACAACACGCTTTCGTCTCTGGTACTGGTTTGAAATCATATTCACAGAAGCCATAATGTCACGAAGGACGAAGCAGCCAACAGATCCGAGAAATGATTTACTCAGTCAAGACATCTATGAGCAGAAATGGCCACGTGATCGCTTGCCCGCGAGGAGGAGACAGTGTAAGTTGACATGGGGAAACGCATTTCGTGATTGAATGTAATTGCTGTTATAAACAGGTTTGTGTGATGGATATTAAAATACTTTCCTGTGGAAATTTCGTAAACTGCAACATATAGCTCAAATGGATACAATATAATTTAATCTAGTCTGACACAAGAGAATTTCTTATGGTCTGAACGTATCAAATTGTTTTCTATCCTTAATCATTCTACTTTTCAGATGATCAGTTCCAAGAATTTCAGTCTGATTCAAAAGGCAACCAAGTCAGGTAGGTAACATATTATATACCGTATGTCTGTCTAATAACCTTTACGTGTTCTCCAAAAGTGTGTATGCTATTAGTATATTTCTAACAATTCAACGACAATCGAAATTAAATCCAAACTGATTGCAAGTGCAGTTCGTTTTGTGGAAACtgataaagaaagaaagaataaTTGTGCACGGTAGTGCAGACTGCAGCGTGCATTTTCCTTGTAGGGTTTTGGAGAGACTGCCTGTGGAATACTACCAACTCAGTAAGACCAGTCGGGACAAGATTCTGACGCATCGCCAGGAAACAATGCGAAGACGGAAGCTTAGTGGACACACTAGCGATAGGGAATGCAATAGGATGGACTGGTTCAGCAAAGTCATAGCCGATCTTACAGAAGACCGGCCGGTCGCACAATACCTGACTGGATATCAAGATCGCCTGAAGGGACACCTGGAAGAACAGAGGCAAACCATAGAGCAGCTGGAGAGGAAGAAAGAGGAAGAACTAAGGAAGGTTCAGCTTGTTCAAAAGAAACACGGTGTTGCCATGCAACAGAAGGCTGTGCCTCCAGCCATCAGCCATCATAGCAAGGAGGCTGTGGTAAAGTCGAAGAGAGCACCTGTAGTCATCCCCTCAGCGGAACCTCCATCAAGAGTCCATCACGTCTACAAAAAGGCCAAGAAACCTGCACCGATCACACTTCCAGTGATTTCCACAGGGTCGGGTATTTCCAGTGGTGAACATGTCTGGGCAATGACGACGCCTGAGGTTGAGATACACCTGAGTGGACAAAGGCTCGCTTGCAAGACGGTTCTCCCTCCCATACACAAAAAGAACTCAAGACAGAGAAAGGCATAAGCGAAGGAATGCTGGGGCTGAGTACTGGATTCTTCTGGGTGTCTAGTGTAGGTCTGTGGAATGCAGGTCTGTTGAGTGCAGGTCTGTTGAATGCTGGTCTGAAGAATGCAGGCCTGTGGAGTGCAGCTGTGCAATAGCCCCTCTGTGTTCTTTAACTGAATGTAAGATGCGGACAGCAACCCTGTCACAGCAACCAACTGAAGCTGCCATTACAGACAATAATTCGTCGCAATTTTATACCCATATTTACATGTAATATAGAGACactaaaaacatttgaaaaccaATTTGCGGAATAAAAAGTTAAGTGTACTTTGATGAGAGTTACTTTTCTATGATTATTTATTTGTCCTATTTTAGTTTCATAAACGTTTTCTTGAAACCTTTTGTGAGATCTGTGTGGAATCaagttgttacaacactggtgACAGGTGTTAAATGAGCAATCTTTGAAGTAACATTATACTATAAGAATTCAAGCCTTTAATATCACTTAAAGATCACTTTCAAGACACTGGAGTGAAGATCTCACCTTTCAAATGTAAAAGAGTCAACAGTCCTGGATAAAAGTAGTGTCCATTGAGTTTCGCTACTGGAGTATTATCAAAACAGTCTTCCTACCAAAACTTATCTCCATAGGATCTTCAGTGGTGAGAGAGAGATTTCAAAATGAACCTTCCCAAATGGAGACCAAACCACAGAATCATAGCAACCCAATTAGTAACCACAGAATCATAGCATCCTAATTAGTAACCACAGAATCTTCCAAAAAGAGGACCATGCAACAGCATTGATCCCGGTACAGTAACAGCCACAGGATCCTACCAAGTGAATTATGACCTGCTGGAGCTGTGATATAAGTATACACATTCACCAGTCGATGTGACCACCGGATCTGGGTTTCATAAGCCTGAGATCCTGTATCTTTTATCTTAGCATACATACCTTCTATAATATAACATAGGAGGTACAAATGCaacaagatcttaggcttacggaGCTTTGTGATACAGGACCTAGGGTCTGTGATCATGAAAGTGATCGTAGCGCTGaaatgatcataactcccatatattaacacagacttactaCTGTCATACTGCTACGATTGCTTAGAGGAATAGGACCCTGAATGTTTGTATGGGCAATTTCCTCCCATACATAATAAACACATTCTGCTGTACATCATACAAAACAAGATTGTacataataaatatttatttatatggtAATACTTCCCACATATTCTACAACAAGCCATAATGTGGGCAAACACATACCGATGGCAGGATTAAGAAAATAGTTCGAGTTCCTTAAGCATTACAATATTGCCAAGATGTCATATGCTGAAACATATTCCAGAACCCTGTTTCATATGACGATCCTGAAATGTTCCCCTTTGTAATCATCTAAAACCCTTAGTTGAAGTGGCAGTGGAGGATCAAGCATACCTTGGCAAATGTCAGAACCTAGTTTTGAACTACCAATAATCTTTGTTGATGGTGAAGCTGCACCAAGCATTCTTCCATGTTCCTTGTTGAAAAATCAACACTTCAAATAATACATGACATAAAGCCCTTCTTGCATTCTTCCAGTTCATCTACAGGACATGTGAACACTTTCACATGCCTTACCATTCACACCTTCAGTCCTTACATTTCACTATGCAAGGGATGTCCCATCCTGTTCTGTTGACAGATCTTGTGATGATACGTCTACTCACTTTGGGGATCATTCAGACTCAAAACACTGGCTGCTCCACACTGGCTTGTTTTTTTTGctcaaaattccagcaatatgatgtagCCAGTGAAAACCAAGtggagcagacaatcaagtgattgacactGTGAGCAGCAATCCAAACCACTGGGGTATAATGATACTGGGTGGAACAAGTCATCTGTCCTAATCCATGTAGGAGTCTCTTACAAGACCGTATTCTACTTCGACCATCGCAGTAGCAATCAGACCCTTCCTCTATAAGGAGACATCAGTTGATCCGCGTGAGCACAGGTTCAAGTGATGGAGAATGCTCCACTGCCCAGAAGCAGGTTGCGTCGAGTGAAGTGGAGGAGCAGCACTGGTGTGCTCTTTGTCTTGTAGGTAGTTATCAGTAAGTTAGGACTGTCATTGCTGAAACAATGAGAGAAAACAAGTGAGAGACTGTAGGGGCTTTCAATACTACTCTATCGATATGATAGGTTATGACAGAttggggcttcacacattgtaccaatgagaAGAATGTGATGAGGCTTTTCAAGAACACTACAGAACTCTTAAATCACTTGGTCACTTGTCACTATCCTGAAACTTAAAACTGGTATACTCACGGCTTAGACAGCACTGCAGCAAGATGTTGGGTTGACAGTAAGTTGGCCTCACTACAGGATGTTCATGCTCACATGCACCACATTAAACTATAATTATCAAGGCCAAAGCCACTAAACATCTGTCAAGGTAATGAGTCCTTGAGGCTCAAATTAATTTGATAACAAGTAAAGTGACTGTGAACATGATTCTTTATGCATGTGATTAGTTTCAAATCTGCCTTGTTTTTAAGGGGGACTAATACAGCTGATAAATAATCTATTACAACTCAAACATATTGCACAGCTAAGACAGAAAGTAAATTCATGTCTATTAAGAAAGTTATGGGTGTGCATATATGTATAGATATTCTCTGCTATAAAACTGGAACAGCTGCAGTAAGACGTACACATGCAATGTGCTTGGAATGTTTGCATCTGAGTCAGAGTCCAGCTCCTCGTAGATCTTCTTGATGTCCCATATTCGTACAGTATTATCCAATCCACCTGAAAATAACATCCTTGTGTTACCATAGTTTAACACATAGAGACTGTACATTCCGAATCTGGCCCGAAACACCAACAGGAGCACCGTAATGGAAAGAGAAAGTGAGCTACATGACTATTGTGATGAAATCAAGTTATAATCTACTCAAACAATACACAAACTAGGTATCTATTCATGAGCtgcctttcaaatatgttaagCAGGGTGTTGTGTTCATAATCCAAGTGTATATATGTAGCCACTCTtaagtgaaatacatgtatgttgatttCTTACAGATTTGGGGTCATTTTTGTTACTTCTCCAATGTTTATTGATAATCGATCAGTCTCAGACCTGTATCAATTGCCATTGCTAGTACATGTGCCTGTGATAAATGGCAACTAACAGGACCTGGCTTTACAGACTGAAGTACAGGGTACAGTATTTGACAACAAATTCGGCAATGGAAAACAACAGTAGAGGCAGGCAGGGAAGTTCCTGCTACATGAGATTTCCTTCAAAACTAACCTGATGAGAGAACGCCCCCATCCCGGCTGAAGCAGAGACAGTACACAGTGTCCGTGTGGCCCTTCATCTGTGCCAGCATGGTTCCACTAGCCAGCTCCCATAATATCACCACCTGGTCCACACCTACAACACAACGTTTAGAAGGCCAGTTGTAAACAAACACTGAACATGTCCAACCTTCCAGCCAGTCAGTCAACACATACTCCTTGTGTGGGACAATACATGAAAATGTTCTAATATCATTTGTCAGAATGTTGGGCATGGTTGCTTCAGTGTAATGCTTAAAACAAAGTAGTGGGAAGCCATACAACAAGCAAGAACAGACTTGGTAAGAATAAATGTAATTTAGTTAAGCTGTAAGCAGAGAATGCAGAAGTTTACCAAAAAAGACTTTTGTTGTAAGTTTGCCTACCTGATGAAGCCAAAGTACGACCATCTGGGGAGAAAGACAGGCAGTGCACTGCTCCCTGTTAGAAGGAAACAGTAGTGAATGAGTGcatatagttttatgccacttttaaccatattccagcaatatcactaacTGAACACattggggattcaaacccgggtctttggcataacaaacaaacgcttcaaccactaagcCTTCCAGTTTGTAAACTAAAACCTTTCACATGATGTAATGTAGTACTGACAGCAACTAACACAGTTAAAGGTGCTGCATGCTCCTATATGTTGAGTCAAGTCTCCATCCAAAAAGAGcatcaaaacagaaaacattttccaaactAAATTCTGTGATGCTTTAGCAAGTCAACAGATATAGATAAGAATTTGACCTCCATTAAGCATACCTTATGTCCTGACATGACTCGCACACAGTTTCCATTCTGTACATCCCAGAGTCTCACCATCTTGTCACTGCTGCCTGTGGCAACATAGTTGGAGTTGGGGTGAAACTGGATACTCTGTAATCCCAGGTAGATACGCAAGTGAATGTGTTATCAATAATACATCTATAGCAAGCTGGCATATAAGGTTTGATTGCCAGTAGATGACAATTTTAGACAGCTACTGGGTACTGGGAACCTAACTGTCTCCAGATACTCGAACTGACGCAGTAGAACTTCTGCAGTCAcaaataaagtgagtgagtgagtgagtgactttacaCCACTtgtgttttacaccactttcaacaatattccggaaatatcatgacaggggacaacagaaatggtctTTGCACTCTGAACCTTGATcacaggtcttcggcatgatgagcaaatgcttcaaccacatAAAAATGGTTGAACAATCACTTTCatatcatttaattttttttcaaaacttgcgtttctttttagtATGTCAGTATGACACCATGACCTTAGTACATCGCCGACTATAAAAACACTCATATTAATTACACATAATCAACAAAGCTGATCTTACATCCACATCAGAAAGGTGGCCTGCAAATACCCTGAGAGGCTGATAGTGATCCGTCGACCAGAGTCTGGCTGTCCGGTCATGTCCACACGACACAAAATAGTGGCCATGGGGGCTGGAAAAAAAGACACCAACATTGTCAGACAAAACACAACGAAAGAAGCATAAAGAATGTGTTATGACTCGGTTCACATTTTGACTTGTAGGATGACATTAGAGCACCTAAATAACAGTGCATAGGTTTGGGGTTTactttttagttttgttttcgTGTGTGTGATTGTTGTTCTACTAAGCAATATATCAACTATAACATGTAGTAGTCCAAGTGACCCCCAACTAGTCATCTTTATAACAAGACACGTGCTGTTGATGACCTTCTATCCATGGGGAACACTACGTGCGGTTGGTTTCCAACAGGGTAGCTAATTAAAAAGTCCTGAGTTGTTTGACAGAAGATTTTCAAAACTGTACTTTTCACAATGCAAATTGCTCTACCTTAGGTTTTACCCACAGTAAACATTATAAAATTCACCAGACTTTGTCCATGTATTTGTGGTTAACTACAATATGAGTTGATGTACCTGAACTTCACATCCCACACGGGATAGTTATGGCCCTTGTAACACACCAGGTTGGTCCAGGTCTGTAAGCTCCACAGACGAACTGGAAGTGGTAGGGAAACCGAGTTTGGAATACATAAAACAACAGTGCATCAAGTACAACATGTCACATAGTCATTTCAGAAGGTGGCAACTTCTACTTTGTGACTCGGCAAAGTAGGCAATTGGGATAAGAGTTTGTGCTGAACACAATTTCTAACATAGCTTTCACATGGGTAGTTAGGATGAATGGAATTCAGTCAAATTACAAAAAGTAGTCCAAGAAAAGACTGCAGTAAGAAGCTGATCAGAAACTTATAAAAGTGAAGAGAAGCAGtagaaatatcaatacaaacTCAATCTGTATAAAAAAATTGAAGCACACAAGCTGTGTGGGTGATTACAGTATTTGTTTGACTGCCATAACTGGCTGCAAGTGCTCGCTAGCATTGTTAGTAGTGGCGGGGTATACTTACTGGTTCCATCAGCAGAGGCAGAGACAAGATTGTGTTTGTCTGGGCTGAAGCTGACCGAGTATACTGGGCCATTGTGACCACAGAGGGTCTTAATCTCTGTTGCTGACCGCTCGTCCATCATACGTTCCAGTACATCATCTGTACAGACACACAGCGTTGTCACACACAACTTTACAGTCCACAGTCAGTTAACCAGAAACCTCTCCACAATGTTAACTTTGGCTATTGAACAAGTGATTGATAAAGCTTAATATTCACTGAACATATTAACCTTCATGCATGTGATTAAACTAACTAAACAAAGATTAAGTCCATTAATATCTTCAGAATACACCAACATCCTCACAAGATGAAGAAAGAATTTCAACAACAAGTGACGATTTCTTACTATTTCGGATATGACAATGGCATTTCTCTAAACCACTCCAAAccaaaatgaaagatcaaaGTCACTGATATCAACTCTACTTTTAAGGCTAGGACGGAATTAAAAAATTTTCTACCCAGTATCCCACCCTGTATAACCTTACCCTACCCTGATACCTGTTATTTAAATTCCTaacatcaaatttgtaaatcGGAGGCAAAAACTTCAATATCTTAACCATGCATTACATTCAAAACAGAGATTAAATTGTTAATTATGACTTCAAAGACCATACAACCTTTCAATCAAGATAGAATAACATATCACATGAACATAACCATCCAGGTATTGACCCAGGTATCTGGGTCCAATTACATACCCGTCCTGGGTATCCAAGTTTGCCCACAGGTGAAGTGGGAGAATAACAATCTTGCCATCGTGATTATTTAATTATCATCATTAATTATTACAAGTTGATTCTTGTTCTGAAAGAGTGTTCAATGTCATTAGATATTTCCATGAATGACAAACACATTTAGCCAAGTGACCTAGAATCAATACCAGCACTACCAATGTTTATAAGGTGTCTTCTGAAAACTGTTCATTTACTGTCCACTTACAGGTTGTCCAGCTTGAGCTGATCaaatgaatactaatgcattgcctgaccgtgtcacaactggctAGGTCAGTTATTGTTAAGGGGTGCGCCTTTCTCAGTTAactgtcaacatgtccgaacagccgagGCAAGGTTGCCATTTGACATCTAAGTGTCGTGACATCATCAGCAATGTCCAAACTATTTTTAAACAAGAAGATGCAGATGATAGAGAGTGATAGCGAGAGTGAATCTTAATGTGAAATTAACTGACGTCTGTATATTGTAAAGTTAGTAAACCAAACTCGATAACACATGACTGTATAAACAATTCaactaaaacatgaaatgattaatttttgttgttgttttccagGCTAATTTCTCCAACAATTCCTGTCTGCATGTATCGCACAACACAACACTATTAACATTCTCTTCTCCACTACTTAAGGTAGTTAACTTGACCTGCAGTTTGTGTCACTTAACCTCCCATGTCTTGCATATGTACAGCAGCTCAGGTCAAGTTGAACAAGCTGTATACACTGTCAACCAACATTAAATCACAGGTCAAGTTGAACAAGCTGTATACACTGTCAACCAACATTAAATCACAGGTCAAGTTGAACAAGCTGTATACACTGTCAACCAACATTAAATCACAGGTCAAGTTGAACAAGCTGTATACACTGTCAACCAACATTAAATcacaggtcaagctgaacaagctgtatacACTGTCAACCAACATTAAATcacaggtcaagctgaacaagctgtatacACTGTCAACCGACATTAAATCACACTGGATGTCATTTTCTCAAACCAAACAGTTTGTAACTAAATCTCAAGAATTCATTCCCAACTTACCAGCCTCCTTGTCTATGATCTCGAGTTCCGTGGGAGATTTGAGAGAGCGGAGTTTGTCTGGAGTTATGGACCACACACGGATGAATGAATCATTGAATCCAACACTGATGAGACTGGAGTCTTCTGACACCTCAATGCATGTCACGCTGCACAACACAAGGATGAACAAGCATACACAAACTGTGCACTGactgaggtgagtgagtttagttttacaatgcactcagcagtattccagctatatagagaatctcaccaaagtgtctactgatatcaattataccAACAaaagttgatataattgatatcagacACATtcgtgagattctatttatcatcaaaaacCATTCTTCATCAGTTTCCAATGACAAATGTATATCTCTCAACACTGCActaccattagacttgcagtgcagcgatgtcatagcattgtgacatcatcaagttcatgatgtcatagcattgtgacatcatcaagttcatgatgtcacAGCATATGTCAGCGCGCTGTACAAAATCTACAACCAAAACAGTATCttctaggagatatcgtttgaATTCACACAAGAGATAtatcctgtggaacacagtttgggACGATAAATCATGTATATGGCAGCCGTCTGCAaacaactgagtctggaccagacaatccagtgatcaacagcaagagcactGATGTGCACAATtaggatacggtgacatgtgtcacccaagtctgCAAGAATGACCACCTGatcgcttcttatgacaagtatggattACTGAATataattctaacccgaatctccATGGGTCATACACTGACTGTAATCCTTATTACAGTTTCTTATAGGATGAAACTGGACAACAAATCATTAAAGTGTCCTCATTATTGGCCAAAATCTACCTGCAGAGCACTTCCTTTGTAATGGAAGGGGGGTCCATGAAAATCATCAGCTCCCCACAACAATGAAATTACGTCACATTGCATTAAAGGCCATTGCGATGTCATCGGTAACCGTCACACTCAAATTACATCACTTCCTTCTCAGATACAGAATCTGGTTACCAACATGGTTTACAGTCTAAACACTACTTATTATTGTTTACGCACTGAGTATGGTGAAGAAAGTACTAGCTAATTAACAGAATCGTACCAAAATTTCTTTAACTACCACTCGTCAATATGTGTTAAACTTCCAGCAAGCATTAACAgatttgatatcaaaagacTTTTAGGTGAATTTCCCTGTATTATTACACTgttcacaacacaaacatagtTTGGATCCATTTCTCAGTCTCCATCACTAGCACTAAGTCAGTACATCACTTACCCCTGACAGGAGTTGAGCAGTGTATAGAAACATACTGATGGCATGTGCTCCCGATCTACTTTCACTCTCTTCATGGCTTCTCGGAATGCGTTGATTTTCTCTATCTTATCCATGTCTTTCCtaaaataaataacacaaaGTTGTCTTTCTGTCTTCTCCTTTTTCTTCACCTGATCTAAACCAGATGCATACATGCCATGAAAAACGTGTAACAAATAAgcacatgaaacaaaacaattattGGGCACTGAACACAAGGTTTATACTCTTTCagcaaagaaatgaaaatagaaaaagACTGTCCACATCTTACAATTCTGGCAATGGAATTCTAGTGTTGGACGGAGCATTGGGATCATTCTTGGACTTTTTCATCAACAGAGGGTCTTTCTTCGGCTTCTTTTTCTGAAAAATTGAGAATTTCCTTTCAGTCTCATATATTGAATTAGACAAAGAACAGAAATGAAAATCTGAAATAGACTGTAATGTTTAATATCAGTATTTTTGCTATCATAATCAAGATCCAATTTTGGATGTGAACCAGACAGCTTTTTGAGTTGACATGCTAAGCAGCCATAAGACTGTAGTTAATGTCATTGCTAATGAACAAACTGGAATAAGAAGTCCTGAATAATGTTACAACTGTTACACTAATACCATTTCTTCATGGAGGTGAGTGAAAAACAGGTCCATCCTGGACAAGGAGGCATAACTTTTAAGTCATATATGGGTGAATTAAGAAATTATTAGAGCTGATCTGAAATGATGAATCAATTATAACAATGATTAGGCATACTTTCCTTACCACCTAAATTCTAAACTTTTACTGAACAAAAGAAAACCCACAAATAACACAATTAACTGCTTGATGGTGCATCTGTTGGTTGTATGCCAAGGCATGAATTGACAGGATACCTAAAACAATAGACACCCAGCCTCTAACAATTACAATAGGAACCCACTGTAAATTGTATTTCAAAGTTAATGAAACCAGATATGCAGCTCTAAAAGCTTTGCTGAATAGTACCCAGGACATACAAGCCTTGATGCTGATACTGGATCAGATGACCTGTCAGACTTTCAACAAACATGCCCTCATGTCATCAAGTGAAAAGGTATGGTGTCAGGCAGACTATATCTTACTTAGAGAGAGCAGAATTGATGGCAAATCTTGAATCGAAGACCATGGTTAATGAACTCTGCCATAATTGAGGAATCAACGCACTCTGTACATACCGTAGCTGCACCAAAAACTACCCGGTTTAATGTATCAGGTTTCGTGAATTGAATGAAATTTAC
This portion of the Haliotis asinina isolate JCU_RB_2024 chromosome 10, JCU_Hal_asi_v2, whole genome shotgun sequence genome encodes:
- the LOC137297830 gene encoding uncharacterized protein — protein: MSRRTKQPTDPRNDLLSQDIYEQKWPRDRLPARRRQYDQFQEFQSDSKGNQVRVLERLPVEYYQLSKTSRDKILTHRQETMRRRKLSGHTSDRECNRMDWFSKVIADLTEDRPVAQYLTGYQDRLKGHLEEQRQTIEQLERKKEEELRKVQLVQKKHGVAMQQKAVPPAISHHSKEAVVKSKRAPVVIPSAEPPSRVHHVYKKAKKPAPITLPVISTGSGISSGEHVWAMTTPEVEIHLSGQRLACKTVLPPIHKKNSRQRKA
- the LOC137299206 gene encoding transcription initiation factor TFIID subunit 5-like; its protein translation is MADPPSMEDAKVDISEKQTLLAVLQFLKKHNLKETETLLKKEAKVSDEEFKTEDSGPTASEVSHALAAYKSDDDPSIYEDLYTDIKAFIDSCLDVHKVELATILYPVFVHMYLELVYNDHEQLAKNFFGKFSLDQEEYYREDLMKLSTVYKKEHMAGNQLMDNFKSSKFVIRMSRDSYTHLKRHLQEKQLSRLLNIIQEHLFIDVFDGIPRNKQQIDASSGGLLGESDREANKVKVYYGLLKEPDLNIPLEEDEDNTEGEGDKPKKKKPKKDPLLMKKSKNDPNAPSNTRIPLPELKDMDKIEKINAFREAMKRVKVDREHMPSVCFYTLLNSCQGVTCIEVSEDSSLISVGFNDSFIRVWSITPDKLRSLKSPTELEIIDKEADDVLERMMDERSATEIKTLCGHNGPVYSVSFSPDKHNLVSASADGTIRLWSLQTWTNLVCYKGHNYPVWDVKFSPHGHYFVSCGHDRTARLWSTDHYQPLRVFAGHLSDVDSIQFHPNSNYVATGSSDKMVRLWDVQNGNCVRVMSGHKGAVHCLSFSPDGRTLASSGVDQVVILWELASGTMLAQMKGHTDTVYCLCFSRDGGVLSSGGLDNTVRIWDIKKIYEELDSDSDANIPSTLHVNDSPNLLITTYKTKSTPVLLLHFTRRNLLLGSGAFSIT